From a single Glycine soja cultivar W05 chromosome 19, ASM419377v2, whole genome shotgun sequence genomic region:
- the LOC114400760 gene encoding TOM1-like protein 2, whose product MERLKWAQLGERLKMGGAQMGRMVSGKVKEMLQAPTPESKMVDEATLETMEEPNWGMNLRICSMINSDQFNGSEVVKAIKRKINHKSPVVQALSLDLLEACAMNCDKVFSEIASEKVLDEMIRLIDNPQAQHQTRSRAFQLIRAWGESEDLAYLPVFRQTYMCLKGRDEPLDMAGGNSPPVPYASESYAHQYPVDPPERYPIPEAELHDIDDPAAFSSNYQHTSVEERKENLVVARNSLELLSSILNSEAEPKPLKEDLTMSLLDKCKQSLSIIKGIAESTTNDEATLFEALYLNDELQQVVSKYEELEAAQSYGAQQPQNADTDKHDAEAVQNPNEVPKSDESEAAQNLDRKLPQKSNTLKVNATGGEGDGLAETKIVDDGTKEKNAESSFKRDTE is encoded by the exons ATGGAGCGGTTGAAGTGGGCTCAACTGGGGGAGAGGCTGAAGATGGGTGGGGCCCAGATGGGGCGAATGGTGAGCGGAAAAGTGAAGGAGATGCTTCAGGCGCCGACGCCGGAGTCGAAGATGGTGGACGAGGCCACGCTGGAGACAATGGAAGAACCTAATTGGGGCATGAATCTCAGAATCTGCAGCATGATCAACAGCGACCAATTCAACGGCTCCGAGGTCGTGAAGGCCATCAAGAGAAAGATCAACCACAAGAGCCCCGTGGTTCAGGCTCTCAGCCTCGACCTCCTCGAAGCCTGTGCCATGAATTGCGACAAGGTCTTCTCCGAAATCGCTTCCGAGAAGGTTCTCGATGAGATGATTCGCTTGATTGATAACCCGCAGGCCCAGCACCAGACTCGCAGTCGGGCTTTTCAGTTGATTCGGGCCTGGGGCGAGTCCGAGGATCTCGCATATCTCCCCGTCTTTCGTCAAACTTATATG TGTTTGAAAGGAAGGGATGAACCACTTGACATGGCAGGAGGAAATTCACCACCTGTTCCGTATGCCTCCGAGTCATATGCGCATCAATATCCTGTAGATCCCCCTGAAAGATACCCAATTCCCGAAGCTGAACTACACGATATTGATGATCCAGCagctttctcttctaattaccAACACACATCAGTTGAGGAGAGGAAAGAGAATCTCGTGGTTGCTCGAAACAGTCTTGAATTGCTCTCAAGCATATTGAATTCTGAGGCAGAGCCAAAACCTTTGAAG GAAGATTTAACTATGAGCTTGTTGGATAAGTGCAAGCAATCACTCTCTATCATCAAGGGGATTGCGGAAAGCACTACAAACGATGAAGCGACACTTTTTGAGGCTTTATATCTCAATGATGAGCTGCAGCAGGTAGTTTCTAAATATGAGGAGTTAGAAGCTGCTCAAAGTTATGGGGCACAACAACCTCAAAATGCTGACACTGACAAGCATGATGCCGAAGCTGTTCAAAATCCCAATGAAGTACCCAAAAGTGATGAATCTGAAGCTGCTCAGAATCTGGATCGAAAGCTTCCTCAAAAGTCTAACACTCTTAAAGTCAATGCAACTGGGGGCGAGGGGGATGGTCTTGCTGAAACTAAAATAGTGGATGATGGCACGAAGGAGAAGAATGCTGAATCTAGTTTCAAGCGAGATACCGAATGA